The Methanohalophilus portucalensis genome window below encodes:
- a CDS encoding DNA double-strand break repair nuclease NurA, producing MSLEPIHIKAIQEIASGIEMDVEQEDEDSDATDLFDFLKELKYGSRIVLKSIGRLYRGKVDMARMSQSKDPVERTLSSDSGSTNTFLFDSGLALDFCHCAMASSPSDLGIHSKRTIVAATYSSSANVTINTSQDWKLFDRGNGRSRLVKIEAGLLETREKRLVHNIALYLSESEHILWMKDIFTKGDFFIMDGPIYPKQLMYWMVVPSEEVRIRYDPSALKILQNYIDIMDHAMDNSLPLVGFVKNPEDMQIVQTLKRKEMELDIPWLVDAQFFKNVLHPSAEDSRNCITYTNWFMQPNQFYENMLQTTSPLMDSSLSHKYDAEDYALTFFVIYVPAMNVLFKVESPYGLTKDDDQRHLLTRKVLYDISVGGVPPTLSKVDSIAKIRKKERKQILGQFSKLRVDTKYNDIRWSDTDG from the coding sequence ATGTCACTTGAACCGATTCACATAAAAGCCATACAAGAAATCGCATCAGGTATTGAAATGGATGTAGAGCAGGAAGATGAAGATAGCGATGCTACTGATCTTTTTGATTTTTTGAAAGAACTAAAATACGGCTCCAGAATTGTTTTGAAATCCATCGGGAGGCTATACAGGGGAAAGGTAGATATGGCCCGAATGTCACAATCAAAAGACCCTGTTGAAAGAACTCTTTCTTCTGATAGTGGAAGTACCAACACTTTTCTCTTTGACTCGGGGCTTGCACTGGATTTCTGTCATTGTGCAATGGCATCCTCGCCAAGCGACCTTGGTATCCATTCCAAAAGAACAATAGTTGCTGCTACTTATTCCTCTTCTGCAAATGTTACTATCAACACCTCGCAGGACTGGAAATTATTTGATAGGGGCAATGGCAGAAGTCGCCTGGTAAAAATTGAGGCAGGTCTGCTGGAGACAAGGGAAAAACGCCTCGTTCACAATATTGCTCTTTACCTTTCCGAGTCCGAACATATTCTCTGGATGAAAGATATTTTCACAAAAGGGGATTTTTTCATAATGGATGGTCCCATATACCCTAAACAGTTAATGTACTGGATGGTTGTCCCCTCTGAAGAAGTCAGAATAAGATATGACCCTTCAGCATTGAAAATATTGCAAAATTACATTGACATAATGGACCATGCAATGGATAATAGTCTTCCACTGGTAGGATTTGTGAAAAATCCTGAAGATATGCAGATAGTACAAACGCTTAAAAGGAAGGAAATGGAGCTGGATATACCCTGGCTGGTAGATGCCCAGTTTTTCAAAAATGTCCTCCATCCTTCTGCTGAAGACTCACGCAATTGTATTACGTATACAAACTGGTTCATGCAACCCAACCAGTTCTATGAGAATATGCTCCAGACCACAAGTCCTTTGATGGATAGTTCTCTTTCCCACAAATATGATGCAGAGGATTATGCATTGACATTTTTTGTGATCTATGTTCCTGCTATGAATGTTCTTTTTAAAGTAGAATCTCCTTATGGTCTGACAAAAGATGATGATCAGAGGCACCTGCTCACTCGCAAAGTATTATATGACATTTCAGTAGGCGGTGTCCCACCGACCCTCTCCAAGGTGGATTCTATCGCAAAGATACGCAAAAAAGAAAGGAAACAGATTCTTGGGCAATTCAGTAAACTCAGGGTCGATACGAAATACAACGATATACGCTGGAGTGATACAGATGGATAA